One genomic region from Halomicrobium zhouii encodes:
- a CDS encoding DUF2062 domain-containing protein, translating into MFQRVRGSVRENVGRAKRLLRRSFSEDHTTEEVARSFGLGVFITMLPTLGVGFLVFLVLAAVFDSMSKLALVASAVVFNPVVKWGVYGLSLGLGMFLLGPVEGVTMTDASLSAAPAVVLRLVVGNVILAVAVAAVSYVVSFRFIDRYADTAVEYIDDVSDHVTAPFGGTGEDRDSTEGPDVAQGGDDPRGGGDDPRGCD; encoded by the coding sequence GTGTTCCAGAGAGTTCGCGGGTCCGTCCGGGAGAACGTCGGTCGTGCGAAGCGCCTGCTCCGCCGGTCGTTCTCCGAGGACCACACGACCGAGGAGGTCGCCCGTAGTTTCGGACTCGGCGTGTTCATCACGATGCTGCCGACGCTCGGTGTCGGCTTTCTCGTCTTTCTCGTCCTCGCGGCCGTCTTCGATAGCATGAGCAAACTCGCGCTCGTCGCCTCCGCCGTCGTCTTCAACCCGGTGGTCAAGTGGGGCGTCTACGGGCTCAGTCTCGGACTGGGGATGTTCCTGCTCGGTCCGGTCGAGGGAGTCACGATGACCGACGCGTCGCTGTCCGCCGCGCCGGCGGTCGTCCTCCGCCTGGTGGTGGGCAACGTCATCCTCGCCGTCGCCGTCGCCGCCGTCAGCTACGTCGTCTCGTTCCGGTTTATCGACCGCTACGCGGACACGGCCGTAGAGTACATCGACGACGTGAGCGACCACGTCACCGCCCCGTTCGGCGGGACGGGCGAGGATCGGGACTCGACCGAGGGCCCGGACGTTGCCCAAGGCGGTGACGACCCCCGGGGAGGCGGTGACGACCCCCGGGGCTGTGACTGA